A region from the Brassica napus cultivar Da-Ae chromosome C8, Da-Ae, whole genome shotgun sequence genome encodes:
- the BNAC03G56540D gene encoding remorin 1.4 isoform X1 has translation MDSLIKQTRRRHPAARVKTDEVGSPTREKKVSPRKSVSFEEDKKKPSNWLEKQFSRQMSDQSYDSISDMDYAAAVAATAYAVTTFEETWLERYHSGREDAFPIEEPRSLSRRFSGQLSFREPELNDNKLPTPKSPVRKSSSVKKTPTFSMDLKGDHTRQSEDSGETHEKLKKPASVVSEPPAPMQIQTPVRTRSERRAPPPPPPPPHLTPSPLRLPPRETKRPSSGGTTREHDSTADAWEKAELAKIKARYEKLNRKIDLWEAKKRDKARRNLDKSEQSQQEQRRKRGLQRFREDMEYIEHISSGARAQAEKQRQNEELKVKERAGIVRKTGKIPGKACSCF, from the exons ATGGATAGCTTGATCAAGCAAACAAG GAGAAGGCATCCAGCTGCCCGGGTAAAAACAGATGAGGTTGGTAGCCCCACTAGAGAGAAAAAAGTGTCACCAAGGAAGTCTGTTTCCTTCGAAGAAG ATAAGAAGAAGCCCTCAAACTGGTTAGAGAAGCAGTTCTCGAGGCAAATGAGCGACCAAAGTTATGACTCGATCAGTGACATGGACTATGCAGCAGCAGTTGCGGCCACTGCTTATGCTGTAACCACTTTTGAAGAAACTTGGCTAGAGAGATATCAC AGCGGCCGAGAAGATGCGTTTCCTATAGAGGAACCGAGAAGCTTATCAAGAAGATTCTCAG GACAACTTTCATTTAGAGAGCCAGAGCTAAATGATAACAAACTTCCCACGCCAAAATCTCCAGTGAGAAAGTCATCGTCGGTAAAAAAGACTCCTACGTTCTCCATGGACTTGAAAGGAGATCACACCAGGCAAAGTGAAGATTCAGGGGAGACACATGAAAAACTAAAGAAACCTGCTTCGGTTGTATCTGAACCGCCAGCTCCAATGCAGATACAAACACCGGTTAGGACACGTTCAGAACGTCGtgctccaccaccaccacctcctcctcctcatctaACACCTTCGCCTCTGCGGCTTCCACCTAGAGAAACTAAAAGGCCAAGTTCTGGTGGTACTACTCGAGAACATGATTCAACAGCTGATGCTTGGGAAAAAGCTGAACTAGCTAAGATCAAAGCAAG GTACGAGAAGTTAAACAGAAAGATCGATTTATGGGAAGCGAAGAAGAGGGACAAAGCTCGAAGGAATCTGGACAAATCTGAG CAGAGCCAACAAGAACAGAGGAGAAAGAGAGGATTGCAGAGGTTTAGAGAAGACATGGAATACATCGAACATATTTCTTCCGGAGCTAGAGCTCAGGCTGAGAAACAAAGACAGAACGAAGAGTTGAAAGTGAAGGAGAGAGCCGGTATTGTACGTAAAACCGGTAAAATTCCTGGAAAAGCATGTTCTTGTTTCTGA
- the LOC106362091 gene encoding uncharacterized protein LOC106362091 has translation MGTKVHSETILPRRYHHSMRDLNNDSNGCSRLPFLNNDQSYKDMVRRTMLEHEAAFKSQVLELHRVYGIQKDMMDELKRKQFNKELFPVEASCSSQATTNDDVRKWKTPSFPVANSVYDRPSMSVVEDNGHSPMKGASSKHVEALEIRPTKIRRRMIDLCLPADEYIDDSEDVVVLKDHRQLPNGAEPRGGDGLRIGSRSNGLADLNEPFKAQDTNEVAYGNFQSHVRDYGKVLNSGSVREQHVPVISLQPGENGKPKAWPQHQPLRIDHYTGTHNKSATPFLQPGKPQRVMGLANAGPPPSKADLWRGKTFIDLEADTDTDTNTIHESSSFASHQQPQRHLYPYNPPESAVPWNRSHSSWQNPSFAFPQRVERYPVLNLSDTNAQKLGGLGDRLQFESNARYNTNHNMFYNECSSSSKSKGTGYSYPNGGRSDHSLLDLNGSEVKSVRDLNLNVTLSNTSVVEVRNEHDVATLPWLVKPKPVSDGRWNLNSKDTVPSPSLKPSNIIKEEAGNLMWLERLKSGSCSSKPETDKIRAGTAYRDESNAERDKVRIMLDINEPCEEEQTETKVSVSSKCQFDLNMSVSEDEDESWSAPPTSSKLSSKRLMIDLETVPESDVEEEDLSGEKTSEETPKPLEKPPEFEKTAAETIVAISSEAVASSEAPETVILHWFAETVDTHKENLDQKLASLSRSQVRSIEEIDYFESMTLQLPEITEEQYTPKPLVPEDLVLEETSVATSQRPRRGNARKGKQRRDFQRDILPGLLSLSKHEVTEDIQLFDGFMRAATGSSWTPTGLTRKKTGARGRPRRVITNPEPVVYYPVQAPPPCPTSVQQQVGNNGEIEDGSFGGWGKMTRRPRRQRCPSSSTVTTSVTTNVHHHTRMSRNGWE, from the exons ATGGGAACAAAGGTGCATTCTGAAACCATATTACCTCGAAGATATCATCACTCTATGAGAGATCTCAACAACGATTCCAACGGTTGTAGTAGATTGCCATTCCTCAATAATGATCAATCCTACAAAGATATGGTGAGAAGGACAATGCTCGAGCACGAAGCTGCTTTTAAGTCACAG GTTTTGGAACTTCACCGAGTATACGGGATACAAAAGGACATGATGGACGAGCTGAAAAGGAAACAGTTCAATAAAGAATTGTTTCCAGTCGAGGCATCATGTTCATCTCAAGCTACTACTAACGATGACGTCCGTAAATGGAAAACGCCTAGTTTCCCTGTGGCAAACTCGGTTTACGACAGACCATCCATGTCGGTAGTGGAGGATAACGGCCATTCCCCCATGAAAGGAGCTAGTTCAAAACATGTAGAAGCTTTGGAGATTAGACCGACGAAAATCAGGAGAAGGATGATAGATCTTTGTCTCCCCGCTGATGAGTACATTGATGACAGTGAAGACGTTGTAGTGTTGAAAGATCATAGGCAGCTTCCTAATGGAGCTGAGCCTCGAGGAGGAGATGGTTTGAGAATTGGTAGTAGAAGCAATGGCTTGGCTGATTTGAACGAACCGTTTAAGGCTCAAGACACAAATGAAGTTGCTTATGGCAATTTTCAAAGCCATGTTCGTGACTATGGAAAAGTTCTGAACTCAGGCAGTGTAAGGGAGCAGCATGTTCCCGTTATCTCTCTGCAACCAGGTGAGAACGGTAAACCGAAAGCCTGGCCACAACATCAGCCCTTAAGAATCG ATCATTACACTGGCACACATAATAAGTCTGCTACTCCATTTCTTCAACCGGGCAAGCCACAAAGAGTAATGGGTTTAGCTAATGCTGGTCCTCCACCAAGCAAGGCAGACTTGTGGAGAGGAAAGACGTTTATTGACCTAGAAGCTGATACTGATACTGATACTAACACTATCCATGAATCAAGTAGTTTTGCTTCTCATCAACAACCGCAACGCCACTTGTATCCTTACAATCCTCCAGAGTCTGCTGTCCCGTGGAACCGTTCGCATTCTTCTTGGCAGAATCCTAGCTTTGCTTTCCCTCAGAGAGTTGAGAGATACCCGGTTCTAAACCTGTCTGACACAAATGCTCAGAAGCTAGGGGGTCTCGGTGATAGATTACAGTTTGAAAGCAATGCTAGGTATAACACAAACCACAACATGTTCTACAATGAGtgttcttcttcatccaaaTCAAAAGGGACTGGCTATAGTTATCCTAACGGAGGAAGAAGTGATCACAGCCTCTTGGATTTGAATGGCTCTGAGGTGAAGTCTGTGAGAGATTTGAACTTGAACGTGACACTTTCAAACACTTCTGTTGTTGAAGTCAGAAACGAACATGATGTGGCTACTTTACCATGGCTTGTAAAACCCAAGCCTGTTTCTGATGGGAGATGGAATCTGAATAGTAAAGATACTGTTCCGAGTCCTTCTTTGAAACCTTCCAACATAATCAAAGAGGAGGCAGGGAATCTTATGTGGCTAGAGAGGTTAAAGTCTGGTTCTTGTTCCAGTAAACCAGAGACTGATAAGATCAGAGCCGGAACTGCTTATAGAGACGAATCTAACGCAGAAAGAGATAAAGTTAGGATAATGCTAGACATCAACGAGCCATGTGAAGAGGAACAGACAGAGACAAAGGTTTCTGTTAGTAGTAAGTGTCAATTTGATTTGAACATGTCGGTTAGTGAAGACGAAGATGAAAGCTGGTCTGCTCCTCCTACTAGTTCAAAACTGAGTTCAAAAAGACTTATGATAGATTTGGAAACTGTTCCCGAGTCtgatgttgaagaagaagatctcTCTGGAGAAAAAACATCAGAAGAGACCCCTAAACCTCTGGAGAAACCGCCAGAGTTTGAGAAAACAGCAGCAGAGACAATAGTTGCCATCTCATCAGAAGCTGTTGCTTCATCAGAAGCTCCAGAAACTGTCATCCTTCACTGGTTTGCAGAGACAGTAGACACACACAAAGAGAATCTTGACCAAAAGCTAGCTTCTCTCTCAAGGAGCCAAGTGCGTTCTATAGAAGAGATAGACTACTTCGAGTCAATGACCCTGCAGCTACCTGAGATCACAGAAGAACAGTACACCCCTAAGCCACTAGTCCCTGAGGACCTCGTATTAGAGGAAACCTCTGTTGCCACCAGCCAAAGGCCAAGAAGGGGAAACGCGAGGAAAGGCAAACAGAGAAGAGACTTCCAAAGAGACATCCTCCCTGGACTTTTGTCTCTCTCCAAACACGAAGTAACGGAAGACATTCAGTTGTTTGATGGGTTCATGAGAGCAGCGACGGGAAGCTCATGGACTCCAACCGGTTTAACGAGGAAGAAAACCGGTGCAAGAGGAAGACCAAGACGGGTTATAACAAACCCTGAACCGGTGGTTTATTACCCGGTTCAGGCTCCTCCTCCTTGTCCCACCTCGGTTCAACAGCAGGTGGGGAACAACGGTGAGATTGAGGATGGGAGCTTTGGAGGTTGGGGTAAAATGACAAGAAGGCCGAGGAGACAGAGATGTCCTTCTTCTTCAACTGTAACTACAAGTGTAACAACCAACGTTCATCATCACACGCGGATGTCACGTAATGGTTGGGAATAA
- the BNAC03G56520D gene encoding nodulin-related protein 2, with protein MNFLSDQVKKFSDSKPEEPENTKPVEGTETANRPASPSELMTSAKVVAEAAQAAARNESDKLDKAKVAGASADILDAAEEYGKFDEKSSAGQYFDKAEKYLKDFESSGAVVTPPTDIDAPPPTNQAVR; from the coding sequence ATGAACTTCCTCTCCGATCAGGTAAAGAAGTTTTCAGACTCCAAACCAGAGGAGCCAGAGAACACCAAGCCCGTAGAAGGAACCGAAACAGCCAACAGACCAGCTTCACCCTCCGAGCTCATGACCAGTGCCAAGGTTGTAGCCGAAGCTGCTCAGGCCGCGGCTCGTAACGAGTCAGACAAACTCGACAAGGCTAAAGTCGCCGGAGCCAGCGCTGATATCTTAGATGCCGCGGAGGAATACGGAAAGTTCGATGAAAAGAGCAGCGCTGGTCAGTACTTCGACAAGGCCGAGAAGTATCTAAAAGATTTCGAGTCCTCCGGCGCCGTCGTTACTCCTCCCACGGAtatcgatgctcctcctccgaCAAATCAGGCTGTACGCTGA
- the BNAC03G56540D gene encoding remorin 1.4 isoform X2: MDSLIKQTRRRHPAARVKTDEVGSPTREKKVSPRKSVSFEEDKKKPSNWLEKQFSRQMSDQSYDSISDMDYAAAVAATAYAVTTFEETWLERYHSGREDAFPIEEPRSLSRRFSGQLSFREPELNDNKLPTPKSPVRKSSSVKKTPTFSMDLKGDHTRQSEDSGETHEKLKKPASVVSEPPAPMQIQTPVRTRSERRAPPPPPPPPHLTPSPLRLPPRETKRPSSGGTTREHDSTADAWEKAELAKIKARYEKLNRKIDLWEAKKRDKARRNLDKSESQQEQRRKRGLQRFREDMEYIEHISSGARAQAEKQRQNEELKVKERAGIVRKTGKIPGKACSCF; encoded by the exons ATGGATAGCTTGATCAAGCAAACAAG GAGAAGGCATCCAGCTGCCCGGGTAAAAACAGATGAGGTTGGTAGCCCCACTAGAGAGAAAAAAGTGTCACCAAGGAAGTCTGTTTCCTTCGAAGAAG ATAAGAAGAAGCCCTCAAACTGGTTAGAGAAGCAGTTCTCGAGGCAAATGAGCGACCAAAGTTATGACTCGATCAGTGACATGGACTATGCAGCAGCAGTTGCGGCCACTGCTTATGCTGTAACCACTTTTGAAGAAACTTGGCTAGAGAGATATCAC AGCGGCCGAGAAGATGCGTTTCCTATAGAGGAACCGAGAAGCTTATCAAGAAGATTCTCAG GACAACTTTCATTTAGAGAGCCAGAGCTAAATGATAACAAACTTCCCACGCCAAAATCTCCAGTGAGAAAGTCATCGTCGGTAAAAAAGACTCCTACGTTCTCCATGGACTTGAAAGGAGATCACACCAGGCAAAGTGAAGATTCAGGGGAGACACATGAAAAACTAAAGAAACCTGCTTCGGTTGTATCTGAACCGCCAGCTCCAATGCAGATACAAACACCGGTTAGGACACGTTCAGAACGTCGtgctccaccaccaccacctcctcctcctcatctaACACCTTCGCCTCTGCGGCTTCCACCTAGAGAAACTAAAAGGCCAAGTTCTGGTGGTACTACTCGAGAACATGATTCAACAGCTGATGCTTGGGAAAAAGCTGAACTAGCTAAGATCAAAGCAAG GTACGAGAAGTTAAACAGAAAGATCGATTTATGGGAAGCGAAGAAGAGGGACAAAGCTCGAAGGAATCTGGACAAATCTGAG AGCCAACAAGAACAGAGGAGAAAGAGAGGATTGCAGAGGTTTAGAGAAGACATGGAATACATCGAACATATTTCTTCCGGAGCTAGAGCTCAGGCTGAGAAACAAAGACAGAACGAAGAGTTGAAAGTGAAGGAGAGAGCCGGTATTGTACGTAAAACCGGTAAAATTCCTGGAAAAGCATGTTCTTGTTTCTGA
- the LOC106362089 gene encoding nodulin-related protein 2-like has protein sequence MNFLSDQVKKFSDSKPEEPDHNKPVEGTETANRPASSSELMASSKVVAEAAQAAARNESDKLDKAKVAGASADILDAAQKYGKLDEKSGTGQYLEKAEKYLNDFESSHSSGAAGTPPPAAGAPPPASKAEPEAKKPE, from the coding sequence ATGAACTTCCTCTCCGATCAGGTCAAGAAATTCTCCGACTCCAAACCGGAGGAGCCAGACCACAACAAGCCCGTCGAAGGAACCGAAACAGCCAACAGGCCAGCTTCTTCCTCCGAGCTCATGGCTAGTTCCAAGGTTGTAGCCGAAGCTGCTCAAGCCGCCGCTCGTAACGAGTCAGACAAACTCGACAAGGCTAAAGTCGCTGGAGCCAGCGCTGATATCTTAGATGCCGCCCAGAAATACGGAAAGCTCGATGAAAAGAGCGGCACTGGTCAGTACCTCGAGAAGGCCGAGAAGTATCTAAACGATTTCGAGTCCTCCCATTCTTCCGGCGCCGCCGGTACTCCTCCCCCGGCTGCCGGTGCTCCTCCTCCGGCAAGTAAGGCTGAACCGGAAGCTAAGAAACCCGAATAG